One window of Lacerta agilis isolate rLacAgi1 chromosome 14, rLacAgi1.pri, whole genome shotgun sequence genomic DNA carries:
- the LOC117057270 gene encoding vomeronasal type-2 receptor 26-like, whose protein sequence is MFPNLEHQYEAIVRILLYFKWTWIGVISGQDDNGEKFEQNVIHKFAQRGICFDFIARIPKMSFTSDIVDMVEEGFEMKESIMRSTVNALVMHGEIETMLILRTFSHVLAHELPSTKRNGKVWIMTAQMEFTSFPLQRDWDIGFLHGAIDFAVRSSEVVGFQKFLLLRNPSSEKEDGFLRVFWEQAFGCQFPNSMADLQDKDICSGEEKLGTLPASVIEMSMTGHSYSVYTAAFAVAHALQAMHSSRYKGRVIVDEGEKLQNQELWKLNHFVKRIVFNNTVGEKVSFNENGEIEAGFDIINWITFPNQSFQRIKVGKIESMAPQEEVLRIWEEAFVWPSSFNQVQPLSVCNDKCPLGYHKANKEGEPFCCYDCILCPKGMFSNQTDMDECLQCPQDQYPNMEQDSCMPKDISFLSYGEPLGIALTALALSLSFITALVLWVFIKHRETPIVKANNRNLTYTLLSSLLLAFLCALLFIGQPEKVTCLLRQTAFAIIFSMSVSCVLAKTVIVVLAFRVTKPGSRMRRWVGKQQATSIVLSCSLIQAALCTVWLATSPPFPDIDMHSVTKEIVLECNEGSVTMFYCVLGFMGLLAIASFTIAFLARKLPDSFNEAKFITFSMLVFCSVWLSFVPTYLSTRGKYMVAVEIFSILASSAGLLGCIFSPKCFVILMRPQLNSREQLRRKD, encoded by the exons ATGTTCCCAAATTTGGAGCATCAATATGAGGCAATTGTCCGCATACTGCTATATTTCAAGTGGACATGGATTGGAGTAATTTCTGGGCAGGATGACAATGGAGAGAAATTTGAACAGAATGTGATCCACAAGTTTGCCCAGAGAGGTATCTGCTTTGATTTCATAGCAAGAATTCCCAAAATGTCTTTTACCAGTGATATTGTTGACATGGTGGAAGAGGGATTTGAAATGAAAGAAAGCATTATGAGAAGCACTGTCAATGCATTGGTCATGCATGGTGAAATCGAAACCATGCTCATCCTGAGGACATTCTCCCATGTTTTAGCGCATGAGCTTCCCTCAACAAAGAGAAATGGTAAAGTTTGGATTATGACAGCCCAGATGGAGTTCACTTCCTTTCCTTTACAAAGAGATTGGGATATAGGCTTCCTCCATGGTGCTATAGACTTTGCTGTTCGCTCCAGTGAGGTTGTAGGATTCCAGAAATTTCTTCTGTTGAGAAACCCTTCTTCAGAGAAAGAAGATGGCTTCCTTAGGGTTTTCTGGGAACAGGCATTTGGGTGTCAGTTCCCCAACTCTATGGCAGACCTACAGGATAAAGACATCTGCAGTGGAGAAGAGAAGTTGGGGACTCTTCCTGCATCTGTTATTGAGATGAGCATGACCGGCCACAGCTACAGTGTCTACACAGCTGCCTTTGCTGTAGCACATGCATTGCAGGCCATGCATTCCTCTAGATACAAAGGCAGAGTGAtagtggatgaaggagaaaaaCTTCAGAATCAAGAGTTGTGGAAG CTTAACCACTTTGTTAAGAGAATAGTATTTAATAATACTGTAGGGGAAAAGGTTTCCTTCAATGAAAATGGAGAGATAGAAGCTGGATTTGATATTATAAACTGGatcacatttccaaatcagtccTTTCAGAGAATCAAAGTTGGGAAGATAGAATCCATGGCTCCCCAAGAAGAAGTGTTGAGGATTTGGGAAGAAGCCTTTGTGTGGCCCAGCAGTTTTAACCAG GTGCAGCCCCTTTCTGTTTGTAATGATAAATGCCCTTTGGGTTACCATAAAGCAAATAAGGAAggggagccattttgctgctatgattgcattCTGTGTCCAAAAGGGATGTTTTCCAACCAAACAG acatggatgaATGCCTTCAGTGCCCACAAGATCAATACCCAAACATGGAACAGGATTCATGCATGCCAAAGGACATTAGTTTCTTGTCTTATGGAGAACCTTTGGGAATCGCTTTGACTGCTTTagctctttccctttctttcatcACAGCTTTGGTGCTTTGGGTCTTCATTAAGCACCGggaaactcccatagtcaaagccaacaaccggaacctcacctacactctcctcagcTCCCTCCTTCTTGCCTTCCTTTGTGCTTTGCTATTTATTGGTCAACCAGAGAAAGTGACGTGTCTCCTTCGACAAACAGCTTTTGCCATCATCTTTTCTATGTcagtttcttgtgtgttggccaaGACAGTGATTGTGGTTCTTGCTTTCAGGGTCACCAAACCAGGTTCCAGGATGAGGAGATGGGTGGGGAAACAACAGGccacctccattgttctttcCTGTTCCTTGATTCAAGCTGCTCTTTGTACTGTATGGCTGGCAACATCTCCCCCATTTCCAGATATTGATATGCACTCTGTGACTAAAGAAATTGTTTTGGAATGTAATGAAGGCTCAGTCaccatgttctactgtgtctTGGGCTTTATGGGCTTGCTGGCCATTGCCAGCTTCACTATAgccttcctagccaggaagttacctgacagttttaatgaagccaagttcatcaccttcagcatgctggtatTTTGCAGTGTGTGGCTGTCCTTTGTTCCCACCTATCTGAGCACGAGAGGAAAAtatatggtggctgtggagatcttctctatcttagcCTCCAGTGCTGGTTTACTAGGttgtatattttccccaaaatgttttgtTATTCTGATGAGACCTCAGCTGAACAGTAGGGAGCAACTAAGAAGAAAGGATTGA